In the Deinococcus ficus genome, one interval contains:
- a CDS encoding tyrosine-protein phosphatase has protein sequence MSTVPDPLHIDWIPTALWPGRLGLTQAPGQPGRDMAADMAALAREGTNILAPLLLDEEFSRLGMNDYHAQAEARSLTVAPCPIQNGSVPDDQTAFAAYVDELMDQLLDGRNLVLHCRGGVGRAGLVAACLLVQAGMPADAATDLVRATRHPSALENAAQVQFLHDFEDRLTRR, from the coding sequence ATGAGCACCGTGCCCGACCCCCTGCACATCGACTGGATTCCCACCGCGCTGTGGCCCGGCCGGCTGGGCCTCACGCAGGCGCCCGGACAGCCCGGCCGGGACATGGCGGCCGACATGGCCGCCCTGGCCCGCGAGGGCACGAACATCCTGGCCCCGCTGCTTCTGGACGAGGAATTCAGCCGGCTGGGCATGAACGACTACCACGCCCAGGCAGAGGCGCGCTCCCTGACCGTCGCCCCCTGCCCCATCCAGAACGGCAGCGTCCCCGACGACCAGACCGCCTTCGCCGCCTATGTGGACGAACTGATGGACCAGCTGCTCGACGGCCGGAACCTGGTCCTGCACTGCCGGGGCGGGGTGGGCCGCGCCGGTCTGGTCGCCGCGTGCCTGCTGGTGCAGGCGGGGATGCCGGCCGACGCCGCCACCGACCTCGTGCGCGCCACGCGGCACCCCAGCGCCCTGGAGAACGCGGCTCAGGTACAGTTCCTGCACGACTTCGAGGACCGCCTGACCCGCCGCTGA
- a CDS encoding succinate dehydrogenase hydrophobic membrane anchor subunit, whose product MIRARTLTDARMQAHSNAELNWWIFMRLSGLVLMFLVLGHVYMTFIQVSESDAIYDAVVAKLGNPAWKLYDWLILALGLMHGANGARYVIEDYIRSRPDRAWVKMAFFSVIAALFAFGTIGLFVI is encoded by the coding sequence ATGATTCGCGCTCGCACGCTCACGGACGCCCGCATGCAGGCGCACAGCAATGCTGAACTGAACTGGTGGATCTTCATGCGCCTGAGTGGTCTGGTGCTGATGTTCCTGGTGCTGGGGCACGTGTACATGACGTTCATCCAGGTGTCCGAGTCGGACGCGATTTACGACGCGGTCGTGGCGAAGCTGGGGAACCCGGCGTGGAAACTGTACGACTGGCTGATTCTGGCGCTGGGCCTGATGCACGGCGCGAACGGCGCGCGGTACGTGATCGAGGACTACATCCGGTCCCGGCCGGACCGCGCCTGGGTGAAGATGGCGTTTTTCAGTGTGATCGCGGCGCTGTTCGCGTTTGGGACGATCGGGCTGTTCGTCATCTGA
- the sdhA gene encoding succinate dehydrogenase flavoprotein subunit yields the protein MHHRYDVLVVGAGGAGLMAALYAAKGGASVACISKLYPTRSHTGAAQGGIGAALGNVAEDHWEWHMFDTVKGGDYLTDQDAAEVFSKDIIDAVYELEHMGLPFSRTPDGKIAQRKFGGHTRDFGKAAVERSCYAKDRTGHMILQTLYQQNVKAGTMFFNEYHVTDLLIENGRCRGLVAYDLASGELHTFHAKAVILAAGGYGRVFKITSNALTLTGDLMSIYYRKGLPLEDMEFYQFHPTGLAKLGILVTEGIRGEGGILRNSSGERFMERYAPTIKDLAPRDIVARSMTTEIREGRGVGIDKDAIHIDLTHLPREVIEGKLAEITDLARTYLGQDPVKDLVMVQPTAHYAMGGIPTDLNGLCLTDGMGGSVEGLYAAGEQACVSLHGANRLGTNSLGDLVVFGRRAGMAAAAYARQVEFPDMPLDPERESREMFDALRASKGTDNAAAIRKELQESMMNNVGIFRNGPDMQKQVGIIQELKARYQNVGVSDPSRRYNSELIEAMELGFLLDCAEAMASSAVNRTESRGAHDREDYPERDDTNWLKHTMAYRDLNNPGNVIIGYKDVSLKGFTRSFEPKPRVY from the coding sequence ATGCATCATCGTTATGACGTTCTGGTCGTCGGTGCGGGGGGCGCGGGGCTCATGGCCGCGCTGTACGCCGCGAAAGGTGGCGCTTCGGTCGCCTGCATCAGCAAGCTGTACCCCACGCGGTCGCACACGGGTGCCGCGCAGGGCGGGATCGGTGCGGCCCTCGGGAACGTGGCCGAGGACCACTGGGAATGGCACATGTTCGACACCGTCAAGGGCGGCGACTACCTGACCGACCAGGACGCCGCCGAGGTGTTCAGCAAGGACATCATCGACGCCGTGTACGAACTGGAGCACATGGGCCTGCCGTTTAGCCGCACACCGGACGGCAAGATCGCGCAGCGCAAGTTCGGGGGGCACACCCGGGACTTCGGGAAGGCGGCCGTGGAGCGCAGCTGTTACGCGAAGGACCGCACGGGTCACATGATCCTGCAGACCCTGTACCAACAGAACGTGAAGGCCGGGACGATGTTCTTCAACGAGTACCACGTCACGGACCTGCTGATCGAGAACGGCCGCTGCCGTGGACTGGTCGCGTACGACCTGGCCAGTGGGGAACTGCACACCTTCCACGCGAAGGCCGTGATCCTGGCGGCCGGCGGGTACGGGCGCGTGTTCAAGATCACCAGCAACGCCCTGACCCTGACGGGCGACCTGATGAGCATCTACTACCGCAAGGGCCTGCCGCTGGAGGACATGGAGTTCTATCAGTTCCACCCGACCGGCCTGGCGAAACTGGGCATCCTGGTCACGGAAGGCATCCGCGGTGAGGGCGGCATCCTGCGCAACAGCAGCGGGGAGCGTTTCATGGAGCGGTACGCGCCGACCATCAAGGACCTCGCGCCGCGTGACATCGTGGCCCGCAGCATGACCACCGAGATCCGTGAGGGCCGCGGCGTGGGGATCGACAAGGACGCCATCCACATCGACCTGACCCACCTGCCGCGCGAGGTCATTGAAGGGAAGCTCGCGGAGATCACGGACCTGGCCCGCACGTACCTGGGACAGGACCCGGTCAAGGACCTCGTGATGGTGCAGCCGACCGCGCACTACGCGATGGGCGGGATTCCCACCGACCTGAACGGCCTGTGCCTGACGGACGGCATGGGCGGCAGCGTGGAGGGCCTGTACGCGGCCGGGGAGCAGGCGTGTGTGTCGCTGCACGGCGCCAACCGCCTGGGTACGAACAGCCTGGGGGACCTCGTGGTGTTCGGCCGCCGCGCCGGGATGGCCGCCGCCGCGTACGCCAGGCAGGTGGAATTCCCCGACATGCCACTGGACCCCGAGCGTGAGAGCCGCGAGATGTTCGACGCGCTGCGCGCCAGCAAGGGCACCGACAACGCCGCCGCGATCCGCAAGGAGCTGCAGGAGTCGATGATGAACAACGTCGGCATCTTCCGCAACGGCCCGGACATGCAGAAGCAGGTCGGCATCATCCAGGAACTCAAGGCCCGCTACCAGAATGTGGGCGTCAGCGATCCCAGCCGCCGGTACAACAGCGAGCTGATCGAGGCGATGGAACTCGGCTTCCTGCTGGACTGCGCCGAGGCCATGGCGAGCAGCGCCGTGAACCGCACCGAGTCGCGCGGCGCGCACGACCGCGAGGACTACCCCGAGCGCGACGACACGAACTGGCTGAAGCACACCATGGCCTATCGTGACCTGAACAACCCCGGGAACGTCATTATCGGCTATAAGGATGTGTCCCTGAAGGGCTTCACGCGGTCCTTCGAGCCCAAGCCCCGCGTGTACTGA
- the sdhC gene encoding succinate dehydrogenase, cytochrome b556 subunit, producing MYKGREGQWAFLFHRISGMAILLYLMLHVVSIGSMIFGERAYMRIHETYDLWPFRVGLIGVVAAVVYHSFNGLRIILMDFTGWGVRLQRQLWYVVLAITVLAVAYTAWVNIPRILGGY from the coding sequence ATGTACAAAGGCAGAGAGGGGCAGTGGGCGTTTTTGTTCCACCGCATTTCCGGGATGGCGATCCTGCTGTACCTGATGCTGCACGTGGTGAGCATCGGGTCGATGATTTTCGGTGAGCGGGCGTACATGCGCATTCACGAGACGTACGACCTGTGGCCGTTCCGCGTGGGCCTGATTGGCGTGGTGGCGGCGGTGGTGTACCACTCGTTCAATGGACTGCGGATCATCCTGATGGACTTCACGGGGTGGGGCGTGCGGCTGCAGCGTCAGCTGTGGTACGTGGTGCTGGCGATCACGGTGCTGGCCGTGGCGTACACCGCCTGGGTGAACATTCCGCGCATCCTGGGAGGGTACTGA
- a CDS encoding succinate dehydrogenase iron-sulfur subunit encodes MTQTQVEPTTPTPELTQAPAGGVQLVKLNVKILRFNPEVDKKAHWETYAVQAQPTDRIVDVLNEIKWYQDTGLTFRRSCQHGICGSDAMLINGRNRLACKTLVRDVAKAGGTITVEPIRGLKVERDLLVDMEPFFDSYKAIMPYFINESPAPAAERYQSEADAELMAHSSNCILCACCTTSCPIFWVNGSYLGPAAIVQAHRFIFDSRDEATQQRLNIMNQNTGVWRCRTAYNCTEACPREIPITDLIEQVKRAVMFQQA; translated from the coding sequence ATGACCCAGACCCAAGTCGAGCCCACGACCCCGACCCCGGAGCTGACCCAGGCCCCGGCCGGCGGCGTGCAGCTCGTGAAACTGAACGTAAAGATCCTGCGCTTCAATCCCGAAGTGGACAAGAAAGCCCACTGGGAAACGTACGCCGTGCAGGCCCAACCCACCGACCGCATCGTGGACGTCCTGAACGAGATCAAGTGGTACCAGGACACCGGCCTCACCTTCCGCCGCTCCTGCCAGCACGGCATCTGCGGCAGTGACGCCATGCTCATCAACGGCCGCAACCGCCTGGCGTGCAAGACGCTGGTGCGGGACGTGGCGAAAGCCGGCGGGACCATCACCGTGGAACCCATCCGCGGCCTGAAGGTCGAACGCGACCTGCTGGTGGACATGGAACCCTTCTTCGACTCGTACAAGGCGATCATGCCGTACTTCATCAACGAGTCGCCCGCCCCGGCCGCCGAGCGCTACCAGAGTGAAGCGGACGCGGAACTCATGGCGCACTCCAGCAACTGCATTCTGTGCGCGTGCTGCACCACGTCCTGCCCGATCTTCTGGGTGAACGGCAGCTACCTCGGCCCGGCCGCGATCGTGCAGGCGCACCGCTTCATCTTCGACAGCCGCGACGAGGCCACTCAGCAGCGCCTGAACATCATGAACCAGAACACCGGCGTGTGGCGCTGCCGCACCGCGTACAACTGCACCGAGGCCTGCCCCCGTGAAATTCCGATCACGGACCTGATCGAGCAGGTCAAGCGCGCCGTGATGTTCCAGCAGGCCTGA